In the Nocardioides panaciterrulae genome, GCGCGGGGTGCGCGGACCCCAAATCCGGCGTCACCCCACGCGGGCGAGCAGGTTCTGCGCCAGCTGGTCGATCGTCGTGCCGTCGACGAAGACCTTCCCGTCGAGCAGGATCGTCGGGGTGCTGCGTACGCCGGCGTCGGCGGCGGCCTGGGTGGCCCGGTCCACCCAGGCCTTCTGCGACTCCTGCTCGATGTCGGACCTGACCGCGGACTCCGACGCCCCGGCGGCGACCGCCTTGTCGACCAGCCAGCTGCTGGACGGGTAGGGGCCCTGCTCCTGGGGCTGGTCGGCGTAGAGCAGGTCGTGGAACTTCTTGGCGACGGCGGGTCCGGAGTCGGCGAGCACCACCTTGAACGCGGAGGCGGCGGCGACCGAGTAGTCGGTCTGGAGCAGGTTGAACGGGCGGTACTCGACGTACACCTTGCCCTGGTCGGCGAGGGTGGCGAGCTTGTCGTGGGTGGCGCGCTCGAACTCGCCGCAGTAGGGGCACAGGAAGTCCTCGTAGACGACCACCGAGTGCGGCGCGTTCTTGTCGCCGACGGTCACGCCCCAGGTGCCGGCCCCGGCCGGTGGGGCGGAGACGTTGGTGCTGGTGTCCAGGGAACGGGTGAGCAGGAAGCCGCCGCCGACGAGCACGATGATCACCGCGACCACGATCGCGATCATCCGGGTGGCGCGGCGGCGCTCGGCGCGCTGCTGGTCGCGCAGCGCGGCGGCCGCGCGGTCGCTGCGGCTCTCAGGGGTCTGCTTCGACATTGCTCAGGATCCTTCGGAGGCGGTGGTGGGGTGGAAGAGCAGGCGGTCCACCGCCAGCCTGGTCCGGCCGACCCACACGAGGTAGCCGGAGAGGAGGAGCAGTCCGACGTCCCGGGCGATCTCCCACGGGTACTTCGACGCGGCGTTCGGGTCGAAGCCGCCACCGCCGAAGCAGCCGCAGTCGATGGTCAGTCCCCGCGCCCACACCGACCAGATCGCGGCGATGAAGCCGACCAGCAGCAGCGCGGAGGCGACCGCGGCACCCCGGGTGAGCACGCCGACGACGAGGGCCAGCCCGATCACGATCTCGATCACCGGGAGCAGCTGTCCCACCGTGGGCACCATCGAGGACGGCAGCAGCTGATAGGCCCGCACGGCCTGCACGCTGCTGGCCGGGTCGGGCAGCTTGATGGCGCCGGCGACGATCCACACCGCACCGACGACCAGCCTGGCCGCCAGCCCGAACCACTCCTTCACACCCTCGACCCTAGAAGGCGGGTCTGAATCGCGCCTGAGAACCCCGCAGTATGGTGCCCTCGTGAACGAGAGACTCGTCTGGATCGACTGTGAGATGACCGGGCTCGACCTCGAGGCCGACGCGCTCATCGAGGTCGCGGCCCTGGTGACCGACTTCGACCTCAACGTGCTCGGGGAGGGTGTCGACCTCATCGTCAAGCCGCCCACCGAGGCGATCGCGCAGATGAACGACTTCGTGCGCAGCATGCACGAGAAGTCCGGCCTGCTCGAGGAGCTCGACCACGGCATCACGATGGCCGAGGCCGAGGACCGGGTCCTCGCCTACATCCGCGAGCACTGCCCCGAGGGCAGCCGGCCTCCGCTGGCCGGCAACACGGTCGCCACGGACCGCGCGTTCCTCGCCCGCGACATGCCCGAGCTCGAGGCCTTCCTGCACTACCGGATCGTCGACGTCTCCTCGATCAAGGAGCTCTCGCGACGCTGGTTCCCCCGGGCCTACTTCCAGGCGCCCGCCAAGCGGGGCAACCACCGGGCGCTGGCCGACATCCGGGAGAGCATCGAGGAGCTCCGCTACTACCGCGAGGCGGTCTTCGTGCCCTCCCCTGGCCCCGACAGCGAGGCGGCCCGCCGGATCGCCGCGCGGCACGGCGGCGCGCTGACCGGACTCACCGAGGAGCCCGATTCCGGGAATCCGGCGGGGGCCTAGTACAGTTCTCTCGATCCCGGCCGCGCCGGGATCTTGCATGGTGGGTGTAGCTCAGCTGGTAGAGCACCTGGTTGTGGTCCAGGTGGCCGCGGGTTCAAGTCCCGTCACTCACCCCAGTGCCCAAGCGGCGGCCTCGAGCCCCTGACCTGCAGAGATGCGGTCAGGGGCTCGATGCTTATGGTCTCCCCGCCTGCCGTGCCGTGGACCGGGGGGCGGCCACCGCGGGAAGGACCGCGCGTTAGCCTCGGAGTCCGTGACCTCCTCTCGCCTCCGCTCGGCGCTGCTGCGCGGCGCGGTCGGCCTGCTGGCCGCCGTCCAGTTGACGGCGTGCGGCGGCTCCGCCCACAACACTCCCCGATCGGCGCCGCACTACGCCTCCGGCACCGAGGTGGGCCGGCCGTTGCCGGCCGGGCTGAGGCGGATGCCCCTCACCGACGAGCAGGGCCGCACGGTCCACCTGTCCGACTACGCCGGCAGGACCGTCGTCCTGCAGGACGTGACGACCCTGTGCCAGGAGCTGTGCCCGATCGACACCGCGACGTTCGTCAGCACCGCCCGGCAGTACCAGGACCGCGCCGACGACCCCTCCGACACCGTCTTCCTCAGCGTCACCGTGGACCCGGAACGGGACACGCCGGCCCAGCTGCGCGCCTACCGCAGGCAGTACGCCGGCGCCGGGGACCAGCTGCCCCAGTGGCACCTGCTGACCGGCTCGCCCGCGGACCTGGCCGCGCTGTGGAAGTTCCTCGGCGTCTACGTCGAGAAGGTCCCGCAGGACGGCGCCGTCCGGAACTGGCGTACCGGGCAGCCCCTCACCTACGACGTGCAGCACTCCGACGAGGTGTTCTTCCTCGACGGCAGCGGCGCGGAGCAGTACCTGCTCGACGGGATGCCCTCGCTCGGCGAGCGCCGGATCCCCGGCGACCTCCAGCGCTTCATGAGCGCGCGGGGGCACCGCAACGAGCGGAGGGACTCGGGCTGGACCGCGACCCAGGCCCTGGGCGTGCTGGCCTGGTTGCACCACCGTCCCACCTGACCCGGATCCGGGCTCGCCTGGCCTAAGGTCGGCGCATGCCGCTGACCGCGAGCTTCCTGCGTCGTCACCTGGGGCCCATCGTGCTGTGGGCGCTGGTCCTCGGCCAGGCGCTGCTGTGGTGGTGGGCCCGCCCCGCCGGCGAGGACACCGGCTCCTACTACGGCCAGCTGCTCGGGGCGGAGTCGGTCCTGCTCATGTCGATCGGCGTCGTGCTGGTCAGCACGCTGCCCTGGCTCGACACCTACTTCGACGGCATCGACCGGGCGGCGGTCTGGCACCGGCGGGTGGCGATCACCGGCCTGGTGCTGCTGCTGCCGCACATCTTGATGTCCCACCACGGCGGCGCCGGGTGGGCGAACCCCGCGGGCGTGATCGCGACCGTCGGCCTGGTCGCCCTGGCGGTGTGGGCGATCCTGCCGAGATGGCGGTCGGTGGTGCCCGAGCTGGGGCGCCGGCTGATCCGCGCCGCGCACGACTGGGCGCCGTCGCGGCTGGTGGCCCGGGTGCTCGGCGACTACGAGATCTGGCGGGCCGTGCACCGCACCACCGGGATCTTCCTAGCGATCGGCTTCGCCCACGGCCTCGGCGACGCCTCCCCGTTCGCGCACAGCCCACTGCTGCGCTGGTCCTACCTGGTGGTGGGCGGGATCGGGCTGGCCGTCTACGCCTACCGCGAGCTGCTCGCCCGGCGCGGCCACGGCCTGCGCGACTACCAGGTCCGGGAGCTCCGCCCGGTGGGCGAGGGCCTGACCGAGATCGTGCTGCGCCCGCTCGGCCGGCCCCTGGACTACCGGCCCGGCCAGTTCGCGATGCTGCACCTGGAGGCCAAGGACGGCTGGCACCGCCACCCGTTCACGCTCGCCAAGCAGCCCGTCGGAGCCGGACATCCGGGTCACGATCAAGGCGCTGGGCGACTACACCTCCCGGGTCGACACCCTGGCCCGGCCCGGGATGCCGGCCGTGCTCAGCGGGCCGCACGGCCGGTTCGTGCACGGCAAGGGCACCGACCGCCAGGTCTGGATCGCCGGCGGGGTGGGCGTCACCCCGTTCTTGAGCTGGTTGCGCTCCCTGGACGAGCAGCCGCCGCCGGACCGCGTCGACTTCTTCTACTCCGTCTCCCAGGAGTCCGACGGCGAGGTGCCCTACCTCGCCGAGATGCGCGCGATCCTGGAGCGCCACCCCGAGGTCGACCTGCACGTGGTGCGCTCCGCCGTCGACGGCCGGCTCACCGCCCGGCGCGTCCTGGAGCGCTCCGGCGCCGACCCCCGGCACCTGTCGATCTTCATGTGCGGCCCCGAGCCGATGGTGCGCGACCTGCAGCAGGGGTTCCGCGCGGACGGCGTCTCGGCCCTGCGGATCCACCGCGAGCACTTCGACTGGCGCTGACGAACGCCGGGCCGGTGGGTCAGACCTCGGCGCGCCGCCAGCCGTCGTCGGTCCGCTCGACCAGGCCCAGCCGCGCGAACGCCTCCAGCCAGCCCGGCATCGGCCACTCCCCCCACCGGTCGTGGAAGGTGCGCGCGTTGCGCAAGATGTCCTCGAGGTGCTGGACCGGAGGGTCCTGCGTCGGGTGGTGCTGGTGGTAGCTGCGTGCCGAGCCGACCCAGCCGAGCTCCAGCCCGGCGCGCTCGACCCGGAACCCGAAGTCGGTGTCCTCGGCCCCGTAGCCCGTGTAGGCCTCGTCGAAGCCGCCGCTGCGTCGCCACGCCTCACCGGACAGGGCGAAGGAGAGCGACCAGAACAGCCGCGGGTCGGCGCCGCTCCGCCGCTCGCCCGGCGCCGGGGCGGGTCGGGCGGGGTGGGGTGCGTCCTGGTCGGCCAGGGCGCCGGGGGCATGGTCCGCGGCGGGCGCGAGGTAGGTGACCGGACCGGACCAGACGACCTCCGGCTCCTCGCGGACCGCGTCCTCGTAGGCCTGGACCAGGCCCGCCCCGGCCAGGCAGTCGACGTCGAGGCACACCACGGTGTCCGCCCCCGCCCCGAGTGCCGCGGCCACCCCGCGGTTGCGCGCGTGCGCGAGCGGCAGGCGCGCCCCGGCCTCCGGCGCCATGTCGACCGCCACGACCTCGCGGCGCAGCCCGTCGCGCACGACCGGACGGATCAGCGGGTCTCCCATGGCGACCACGACGTACCGGTCGGGGATCCGCTCCTGCGCCGCGAGCGAGCGGTGCTGGGCGGCCAGGTGGGCGTGGCGGCCGCGGGCGATCGTCACCACCGCGACGCGCCTCACGCCGCCGCCGCCAGCACCTCGTCGACGACCGCGGCGAACCGGGCCGCCGCACCGCCGTCGCACCACTGCTCCCAGCGGCCGCCGTCCAGGCGCGCGGTGGCCGCCAGCACGGCGCCCCACCCGGCGGCCGGGTTCTCCGGCAGCTCGGGCAGCACGGTGGCCGGCCACGGCCCGTGGGCGAGGAGCACCGCGGTGCAGTGCTGCTCGTCGAAGGGCCGCCGCTGGGGCACGACGACCGCGGGACGCCGCAGCGCCGCAACCTCGGCGAGCGCGTTCTGCCCGGCGTGGGTGAGCACCACGTCGGCCCCGGCGACCGCCTCGCGGGGATCCTCCACCCAGGCGTGGTCGCCACCCAGGACCGTCCATGCCCAGCCCGGGGCCTGGGCCTGCATCCGGGCGAGCCGGCTCCGGTCCAGCACGTCTCCCCCGCTCCCGAGCAGCACCGTCACCCGGCGCTGCTGGCCCCGAGGGTGTGGGACCGGGGCGGCGCCCTCGGCGACGGGGTACCGCGCCAGCGCGCCCACCGCTCGGACCCGGTCGCGAACCTCCGCCGGGACCGCGGGCAGCAGCGTGGTCGTCGCCCGACCGTCACCGTCCGGCCAGAACCCCACCAGCGCCTCCGCGATGTCGAACCCCAGCCGGTGCGGCGCGTCGTCCCGGCAGCCGGGCAGCACCACGGAGATCACGGGGACACCGTGCAGGCGGCACAGCAGCACCATCTCGACCGAGACGTCCACGACGACCGCCTGCGGGGCGCTCTGCTCGATCCACCGCGAGACCCGCGCCGCTCGCGCCGCCTGGCCCCGGTGTCCGAGGGGGGCCCAGTGCAGGCGACCCGCGGCCGTGACCTCGCGGTGGGGAGGGTGGTCGTCGTCCCGGGGCAGCTGGATCCAGGGGCCGCGCCAGCCCGCGGGCCGCTCGAGGCTCGAGAGCCCGGCCACCTCGACGTCCAGCGTCGCGGCCAGGGCCCGGGCCCGGTGGAGGTGCCCGCGGCCCTGGTGGTGCACGTAGTAGCCGATCACGCGACCCGGTCCCCCTCGAGCAGCTCCGCGTAGCACTCCTCGTACTCGTCGAGCATCCGGTCGAGGGAGCAGTCCAGCTCCGCGTGCCGGCGGGTCGCGGCCCGGTCCCGCGTCGCGGCGACGAGCACGGCCTCGGCCAGCGACGCGACGTCGCCCGGCTCGGCGAGCGCGCCGACCTCGTCGTCCACCAGCTCCGGGAGCGCCCCGCGCGCGTACGCCGCGAGCGGGGTCCCGCAGGCCATCGCCTCCGGACCGACCAGGCCGTAGGGCTCGTCCCAGGCCGGCGTGGCCACGGCCACCGACGCCCGGCCCAGCAGGCGGTCCAGGGCCGCGTGGTCCAGGTGCCCCACGTGCACGGCGTACGGTCCGAGACGGGGCGCCACCTCCGCGGCGTAGTACCCCGGATCCGACACCGGCCCGGCGAGGACCAGCGGCACGCCCGCCAGCCGGCATGCGTCGATGGCATCGTGCGGCGCCTTCTCCGGGACCATCCGCCCGAACCAGACGGCCGGGCCGCCGCCCTCGCCGGGGGTCCACGCCCGCACATCGATCCCGTTGAGCACCGGCCTGCTGGTGACGACGTGGGCCCACGCGCGCGCCATGACCCGGCTCACCGCGGTGAACCGCGATCCGTCCGGGTCGAGCGCGACCGCGGACTCGAGCCAGGGCAGCGGCGGCGTGTGCAGGCTGGTCAGGACCGGCACCGGCACCATGGAGGCCATCGCCACCGGCAGGTGGTGGAGGCTGTTGTTGTGCACGACGTCGAAGCGGCGCGCGCCGTCCCGCGCGAGCTGCATCATCAGCGACAGGTAGGCGTGGTGGTCCGCCATCCACGCCCGCGACGGAGCGTTGACGTCGCCGAGGGAGATCTCGCTGGGCGCGAACGGGCGGTGGGCGAGGTGCTCCACCGGCAGGTCCGGGTCGGAGCCAGGCGCCGCGAACAGCGCGACCTCGTGGCCGCGTGCGGCCAGCCCGCGCGCCAGCGTGTGCGTCATGGCCTCGAGGCCGCCCGCGAACGGCTGGCGCACCGGGTGGCGGCTCGACGCGATCAGGCAGATCCGCAAGTCAGGCCCCCAGCAGGGATCGGTAGAGCTGCTGGTGGGCGTCGGCGACGTCCCGGCGCTGCCGTCGCCGCTCCTCGACGCTCGCGCCGAGGTCCGGCCGGTCCCGGTAGGCGGTGCCGACGGCGTCCATGAGGCTGTCGGGGTCGAAGCCGTCCTCGTCGTGACGGTAGCTGAGCACCGGACCCTGGTCGGCGAAGTAGCCGCAGGTCGGGGCGACGACGGTCGTGCCGAGGTCGCGGCAGGCCTCGAGCCAGCCGGAGTGGGTGCCGAACCGGTAGGGCAGCACCGACACGTCGAGCGAGGACAGGTAGGCCCACAGCTCGTCGTCGGGGAGGAAGTCGTGCACCCGCAGATCGAGGTCGCCGGCCGCCGCCGCGGTGGTGAGGAGCTCGGCGAGCTGCGCGTCTCGGCGCGGCCCGTCGTCGTCCAGGACGTCGTGGTGGGCGTTGACCTGCAGCACCGCCCCCGGCAGCCGACCCACCGTCCGGATCAGCGTGGGCAGCAGGCGCAGCGGGTCCATGCTCGCCCGCAGGGACTTCACGTGCAGCCCCACGCGGAAGGTGTCCCGGGGCCGAGCACGGCGCCGTTCCTGGGCCTGGCGCATCGTCGGGAGGTCGACGACGTGGGGGTGTGGCAGGACGATCGCCTCGCGGCCCCAGCGGCGGGCGATCTCGTCGGCGGCGCCGCGGGTGAGGGTCACCACGGCGTCCGCCGCGGGGATCAGCACGTCGAGCTGGGCGTCGTGCAGCTCCCTGCTGGCGTGGTGGGGGTTGCGCAGGTCGTGCACCGTGTGCACGTAGGGCTTGCCGCGACTGCGGAGCACCTCGACCAGGTCACGCAGGTCCGCCGGGTCGCGGGAGTCGAAGCCGAACTGGACGTGGAACACGTCGAACTCCGCCTCGGCCGCCCAGTGCGGGTCCAGCATCGCCGGCGGCCACCACCGCTGCGCGGCGGACCGGCGCGGGTCGTCGGGGTCGGGGTCGGGCAGCCTCCGCGGTCCCTCGCCGAGCTCGGGGGCGAGGTGGCGGACGTAGACGTGGTTGGCGGGGACCGAGGCCACCACCACGGGGGCGTCATCGGCCCCGGCGCCGGTCGAACGGGGGGCGGAGGCGGGGGCCGAACGGCCGGTCCAGCGGGAGGTCGAAGAGGTGGAGAGGGTCGTCACCCATGGGCAGTACCCCGGCCGCGCCGGCCGACCCTCACCCGGCGGGGTGAGCGGCCGCCGGACCTAGGCCGGGATGTGCCCGAAGTGGCCGCGCTGGAAGTCCTCGTAGGCCTGCAGCACCTCGGCCTTGGTGTTCATCACGAACGGGCCGGCCCAGGCGAGGGGCTCGCGGATCGGGCGGCCGCCGGCGACGATCACGTCGAGCTTCGGCGACCGGCTCTCCTGGCTGCCGTCGGCGGTGACGGTCAGGTAGTCGCCGGCACCGAGGACCGCCGCCTGGCCGGTGTGCACCGGGGAGCCGTCCCCGACGGTGCCGTGGCCGTTGAGCACGTAGACCAGCGCGTTGAAGTCGACCTCCCACGGGAGCTCGAGGCGCGCGCCGGGCTCGAGCGTGGCGTGAACCAGCGTCATCGGGGTGTACGTCGACCCGGGGCCGTCGTGGCCGTCGACCGAGCCCGCGATCACGCGCACCAGCGCGCCGGCGTCCGGGGACGTCAGCAGCGCGACCTCGCCGGAGCGCAGGTCCTGGTAGCGGGGGTCGTTCATCTTGGCGTCCCGCGGCAGGTTCACCCACAGCTGGATGCCGTGGAACAGACCGCCCTGCTGCACCAGCCACTCCGGGGGCGCCTCGATGTGCAGCAGCCCGCTGCCGGCCGTCATCCACTGGGTGTCGCCGTTGGTGATGGTGCCGCCGCCGCCGTGGCTGTCCTGGTGGTCGAAGACCCCGTCGATGATGTAGGTCACGGTCTCGAAGCCGCGGTGCGGGTGCCAGGGGGTGCCCTTCGGCTCGCCCGGCGCGTACTCCACCTCCCCCATCTGGTCCATCATCACGAACGGGTCGAGGTGGGCCAGGTCGATGCCGGCGAACGCGCGCCGGACCGGGAAGCCCTCGCCCTCGTAGCCCTGCGGCGCCGTCGTCACCTGCCACACCGGGCGCGGCTGGTCGCCCAGGCCGGGTGTGCGGAGGCGGTCGAGCACGGTCAGGTCGGGCACGGTGATCGCAGGCATGGGGGCTCCTTCGCGGCGTCGGGGGTGACACCGAGTCCAACGGTAGTTGAAAGTTGGATATTCCTCCAGGCCGCGGGCCCGGTCAGACCACGATCGGCAGCCAGACCCGGAACGTCGTCCCGCGTCCCTCGCCCGAGGCGAGCTCGATCCGGCCGCCGTGGCGCTCGACCACGGCTCGGGCGATCGACAGCCCCAGGCCGCTGCCGGGGATGGCGTTCCGCTGCGCCGTCGAGGAGCGGAAGAAGCGGCTGAAGATCCGCGCGTGCTCCTCCGCGGGGATCCCGATGCCGGTGTCGCGGACCTCGACCAGCGCGCTGTCGCCGCGGGTCGCCAGGCAGAGGGCGACCTCGCCGCCCTCGGGGGTGAACTTCACCGCGTTGCCCAGCAGGTTGACCACGACCCGCTCGATCATGTCGCGATCGCCGAGGAACGGCACCGGTTCGGCCGGCATCTCCAGGCGGACGTCGAGGTCCCGGCCCGCCCACGCCGGCGCGACCACGTCGTAGCCGGTCCGCAGCAGCACCCGCAGGTCCAGGGCCCGGTCGGAGATCACCAGGCCGTCGTCCTCGATCCGGGAGAGCGTCAGCAGGTCGTCGATGAGCAGCAGCAGGCGGGAGCTGTTCACGCTGACCCGGCGTACGGCGTCGGCCTGAGCCTCGGTGAGCGTCCCGAAGTCCCCGCTGTCCAGCATCTCGAGGTAGCCCACGATGCTGGTGATCGGCGTGCGCAGCTCGTGGCTGACGCTGGACACGAACGTCTCCTTCACCCGGTCGACCTCGCGCAGCCGCTCGACCGCGGTCCGCTCGGTCGCCAGCGCCTCGACGAGGGTGCGCTGGAGCTCGACGCGCTCCGTGACGTCCTCGGAGGTGCTGACGTAGCCGGTGACCCGCCCCCGGTCGTCGACGATCCGGTCCAGCGTCATCGAGTGGGTGCGCTCGGTGCCGTCCCTGCGGACGAACCGGATGTCGTCGGAGCCCCGCGCCGGCGCCGCCATCGCGAGCGCCACCGCCCCGAAGTCGTCCCGCACGCCCAGCTCGGCGGCCTTCTCGCGGATCGCCTGCTCGGTGTGGAACATCCGGGTGGACCTGCCCATCACCTCCTCCGGGGCGTAGCCGAGCAGTCGCTGGGCTCCGGGGTTGAACAGGGTGATCCGCCCCTGGGCGTCGGTGCCGATGATCGCGACACCGGTCGCACCGTTGACGATGCTCTGCACCTTGTCGCGCTCGGCCGCGGCCTCGCGCGCCAGGACCAGCTGCTCCCCCACGACCTGCACCATCGGGACCACGACCGCCGCGCAGTCCACGCCGAAGACGGCGAGCAGCAGCGGCCGGGTGTCCACCGGGAGTCCGTAGGCCTGTGGGATGTCCGAGAACGGCCCGAACCCGTAGCTCGTGAGCTGGATCGCGATCGCGAACACGACGAACCCCTGCGCCAGCGCCTCGTAGGGGTTGGCGCGCAGCCCGCCCCAGGCCAGCACCGGCAGCACCGCGAAGACCAGGCTCGGGAAGTCGTGCGGCAGGAAGACCAGCATCGTGACCACCGACAGCAGCACCCACTGCAGGACGCGCTCGCCTGCGGGAGCGACGGACTCGCGGCTGCGCAGCCGCAGGAAGAACGGCACCACGGTGAGGTGGGAGGCGGCCTGCGCGGCCATCACGGTGAGCCCCACCAGCAGCGGGTTGCCCCAGTCGGAGAGCAGCGAGCCGAGCGCGGCGGCGACGCCCACGACCAGCGCCCCGAGGCCGGCACCGCCGAAGAACCGCACCAGGTCCTCGCTGGTCCTCAGCGCCGGGCGGCCCTCGCGGCCGGCCGTCAGCACGCGCCAGTTCGCCCACACGCCGACGGCGATCCCCACCGCCACGGCCAGCATGAACGCGCCCGGCAGCCCGCCGGCCAGGAAGGTGAGCAGCGCGACGACACCGACCCCGGCCGCCAGCGCCGGGACCCACCGGCGCGGTGCCAGCAGCAGGGTGGCCGTGGCACCGCCGACCGGCCAGATCCCGATGCCGTGGCCGCCCTCGGGGACCGCGGTCACCGCGGCGACCCCGAAGCCCGACACGCCCAGCGCGAGGGCCGCCAGCAGCAGCGGCCGAGACGTCCTCACTCGCTCCTCCTGGTGGCCCGAGCACCCACGGGAAGGATCCAATCACACTCGACTCGCCCCCGGCGCGGATCGGCGGTTTGCCGCCCGACTCGGCGGGACGGTTAGGTTGACCGGGTGACTTCGGCGAAGCAGCGGTACGACGTCGTCGTCGTCGGGGGCGGCCACAACGGGCTGGTCTCCGCGGCGTACCTCGCCCGAGCGGGCCTCTCGGTCCTCGTCCTGGAGCGGCTCGGCCACACCGGCGGCGCGGCCGTCTCGGCGCAGCCGTTCGCCGGCCGCCCGGCCCGCCTGTCCCGCTACTCCTACCTGGTCTCGTTGCTCCCCGAGCAGCTCGTGAGCGACCTCGAGCTCGACATCCGGCTGGTCTCGCGTCCGACCGCGTCCTACACCCCGGTCCGCCGGGACGGCCGCGACCTCGGCCTGCTGGTGGAGCGAACCGAGGGCGAGGCGACCCGGCGCTCGTTCGCCGAGCTCACCGGCAGCGAGGAGGAGTACGCCGCGTGGCGCGCGTTCTACGCCGACGCCGCCGAGCTGGCGCAGGTGGTGGCCCCCACGCTGCTGTCCCCGCTGCCCACCGAGCGGCAGGTCCGCGAGCAGGTGGACGCCGGCCTGTGGCGCGACTTCGTCACCTCCCCGCTCGGCGAGACGATCGTGAAGCGGTTCCAGGACGACCTGGTGCGCGGCGTGGTGGCCACCGACGCGCTGATCGGCACCTTCGCCTCGCTGCACGACCCCTCGCTGGTGCAGAACCGCTGCTTCCTCTACCACCTGATCGGCAACGGCACCGGTGAGTGGCGGGTGCCGGTCGGCGGCATGGGCGCGGTGACCGACGCGCTCGCCCGCGCGGCGGACCGGGCGGGTGCCGAGGTGATCACCTCGGCCGGGGTGAGCGGGATCCGCGAGACCGGCGACGGCGCCGAGGTGACCTGGCACGACGGCGGCCGCTCGCACACGGTGACCGCGCGGCAGGTGCTGGCCAACGTGGCGCCGTGGGTGCTGAGGATCCTGCTCGGTGACGCCGAGGAGCCGGAGACCAAGCCCGAGGGCTCGCAGCTGAAGATCAACCTTCTGCTCGACCGGCTGCCGCGGCTGCGCTCGGGCGTCGACCCGGCGGTCGCGTTCGCCGGCACCCTGCACCTCGCCGAGGACTACGGCCGGCTCGAATCGGCGTACGCCGAGGCCGCCGCTGGCCGACTGCCCGCGACGCTGCCCGGCGAGGTCTACTGCCACTCGCTGACCGACCCCTCGATCCTCGGCGACACCGACGGCACCCACACGCTGACCTACTTCGGGCTGCACACCCCCGCCTCGCTGTTCGCGCAGGACCCGGAGGCCACCAAGCAGCTCGCGGTCTCCCGCGCGCTGGCCGCGCTCGACGAGCACTTGGTCGACCCGATCGCG is a window encoding:
- a CDS encoding ATP-binding protein; protein product: MRTSRPLLLAALALGVSGFGVAAVTAVPEGGHGIGIWPVGGATATLLLAPRRWVPALAAGVGVVALLTFLAGGLPGAFMLAVAVGIAVGVWANWRVLTAGREGRPALRTSEDLVRFFGGAGLGALVVGVAAALGSLLSDWGNPLLVGLTVMAAQAASHLTVVPFFLRLRSRESVAPAGERVLQWVLLSVVTMLVFLPHDFPSLVFAVLPVLAWGGLRANPYEALAQGFVVFAIAIQLTSYGFGPFSDIPQAYGLPVDTRPLLLAVFGVDCAAVVVPMVQVVGEQLVLAREAAAERDKVQSIVNGATGVAIIGTDAQGRITLFNPGAQRLLGYAPEEVMGRSTRMFHTEQAIREKAAELGVRDDFGAVALAMAAPARGSDDIRFVRRDGTERTHSMTLDRIVDDRGRVTGYVSTSEDVTERVELQRTLVEALATERTAVERLREVDRVKETFVSSVSHELRTPITSIVGYLEMLDSGDFGTLTEAQADAVRRVSVNSSRLLLLIDDLLTLSRIEDDGLVISDRALDLRVLLRTGYDVVAPAWAGRDLDVRLEMPAEPVPFLGDRDMIERVVVNLLGNAVKFTPEGGEVALCLATRGDSALVEVRDTGIGIPAEEHARIFSRFFRSSTAQRNAIPGSGLGLSIARAVVERHGGRIELASGEGRGTTFRVWLPIVV
- a CDS encoding FAD-dependent oxidoreductase → MTSAKQRYDVVVVGGGHNGLVSAAYLARAGLSVLVLERLGHTGGAAVSAQPFAGRPARLSRYSYLVSLLPEQLVSDLELDIRLVSRPTASYTPVRRDGRDLGLLVERTEGEATRRSFAELTGSEEEYAAWRAFYADAAELAQVVAPTLLSPLPTERQVREQVDAGLWRDFVTSPLGETIVKRFQDDLVRGVVATDALIGTFASLHDPSLVQNRCFLYHLIGNGTGEWRVPVGGMGAVTDALARAADRAGAEVITSAGVSGIRETGDGAEVTWHDGGRSHTVTARQVLANVAPWVLRILLGDAEEPETKPEGSQLKINLLLDRLPRLRSGVDPAVAFAGTLHLAEDYGRLESAYAEAAAGRLPATLPGEVYCHSLTDPSILGDTDGTHTLTYFGLHTPASLFAQDPEATKQLAVSRALAALDEHLVDPIATCLARDRDGNPCLEAKIPQDVERDLAMPGGHIFHGDLEWPWAANRARLDTPAQQWGVQTESPSVLLCGSGARRGGAVSGIGGHNAAQAVLASR